A genome region from Carcharodon carcharias isolate sCarCar2 chromosome 17, sCarCar2.pri, whole genome shotgun sequence includes the following:
- the LOC121289700 gene encoding uncharacterized protein LOC121289700 — MSHPQPLEPIDTQLLSHPSPDWLDRFVTSQWEGAGRSAAGLYKGGRAGGWSCSGPRPFRSHCTRLVGARFAVKGEGRGGDEAAAGVRGAAGRVGSAGYITSGAAVCDGNPFERHGTLAAFLLVGDGHCLAKGRSLGRMRQHSQDGLNGPPTLDPSCDLEIAIQPILPAPDRCSAAGRLPQPRRTPPTGLTGQTGLNAISLSLNHEDSA; from the exons ATGTCCCACCCTCAACCCCTTGAACCAATCGACACACAGCTCCTCTCACATCCCTCTCCTGATTGGCTTGATCGGTTTGTGACTTCACAATGGGAGGGGGCAGGGCGGAGCGCCGCTGGCCTTTATAAAGGGGGCCGGGCTGGGGGGTGGAGCTGCTCTGGGCCCCGCCCATTCCGCAGTCATTGCACCCGTTTGGTCGGTGCTCGTTTTGCGgtgaagggagagggaagaggaggagacgAGGCGGCGGCGGGTGTGCGGGGCGCCGCTG GGAGAGTCGGAAGTGCCGGGTACATCACTTCAGGAGCAGCCGTGTGTGATGGGAATCCCTTTGAACGTCATGGGACACTGGCTGCATTCTtgcttgttggagacggtcattgtctGGCAAAAGGGAGAAGCCTGGGGAGAATGAGACAACACAGCCAAGacgggctgaatggacctcccaCACTGGATCCATCCTGTGATTTGGAGATcgccattcagccaattctgcCTGCGCCAGACCGTTGCAGcgccgccggacgcctcccgcagcc ccgccggacgcctccaACTGGGTTGACTGGACAGACAGGGTTAAACGCGATTTCTCTTTCACTAAACCATgaggactctgcctga